CGGGTTCGGGGCCGCCGGCGCCGTCTTCGGCCTGGTGCTCGCGATCCTGGTCGGGGCGGTGATCATCGGTGGCATCCGGAGCATCGCCCGGGTCACCGACAAGCTCGTCCCCTTCATGGCGATCTTCTACGTGGTGGCCTGCCTCTCCGTGCTGTTCGCCAACTTCGCGCAGATCCCGGACGCACTGTGGGAGATCCTCCGGACGGCGTTCAGCCCCGAGGCCGGCTTCGGCGGCGTCGTCGGCGTGCTCATCCAGGGCTTCCGGCGGGCGGCGTTCAGCAACGAGGCCGGGCTCGGGTCGGCCGCGATCGCCCACTCCGCGGTGAAGACCAACGAGCCGGCGACCGAGGGGCACGTCGCCGTTCTGGAGCCGTTCGTCGACACCGTCGTCATCTGCACGATGACCGCACTGGCGATCGTGATCACCGGCACCTGGGCCGACGAGGCCAGCGCCCCGGGAGTGGAGACCACCTCGGCCGCCTTCGAGACGGTGGCGAGCTGGTTCCCGATCGTGCTGGCGGTCGCGGTGATCCTCTTCGCCTACTCCACGATGCTGGCCTGGAGCTACTACGGGCTGAAGGCGTCGACCTACCTGTTCGGCGAGTCGATGCTGGTCGACCGGACCTGGAAGCTGATCTTCTGCATCTTCGTCGTCATCGGGGCCTCCTCGACCCTCGACGCGGTGATCGGCTTCTCCGACAGCATGATCTTCCTGATGTCGCTGCCGAACATCATCGGGCTCTACATCCTGAGCCGGGTGGTGAAGCGGGAGCTCTTCGGCTACCGCGAGCGGCTGGCCGACGGGGCCCTCCTGCCGGTCGCCGAGCGAGGGGTCACCCCGCGCCCCACCGGGGGCAGCACCGCCGGCAGCACGGGGAACGACGGCACCACCATCAACCCGCCTCCCTCGGTCGACGGCCGCTGACCCCAGGGCTCAGCGGAGACGCAACCGGGGGCGTGGTCCCGATCGGGACCACGCCCCCGGCGTCTGCCGTCCGACGGCACGGCTGCTCGCAGTGCCACCGGCGGGCGGGTCGTGCCTCAGGCGGCGCCGAGCGCGTCGGCCACCCGGTGGTGGACGGCGGCGTCGTCGTGGCGGCTCTGCCGCTCCAGGGTGCGGGCCAGCGCGCGGCGGGCCCACCCGTTGGCCGGGGCCAGCTCCACCAGCCGGGCCAGGGTCTCCTCGGCCCGGCCGAGCTGCGCGGACCCGAAACAGCTGCGGGCCAGCAGCTCCAGGGCCGCCTGGTTGTCCGGCTCGGCGGCGACCACGGCCTCCAGGACGCGGGCGGCCTCGGTGGGCTGCCCCATCGCGAAGAAGAGGTCCGCGCGCAGGTACTCCGAGTGCAGGTCGATCTCGTACGGCTGGGTCATGACGCTCCTTCCACGGGTCTGCAACGGCGCCGTCCCCGTGGCTCTTCCCGGCGTGTCGCACACGCGCCGCATCCGCCCGGGCCGCCCGCGACGAAGCACCCGATGTCTGGTCATCCACACGACGGAGGCATCCCATGGGCGTGCGAGAGAACCTGCGACACCGCCGGCCGAACCGGTCGGACGACGGGGACCGGACCGAGGAGCGCGGCGGGTCGGTGGTCCACACCGTGCAGCGCGTCGGCGCGGTGGTGGTGGCCCTGGTCCTGCTCACCTTCGGCCTGCTCGGCTTCGCCGACGGGCTGGCCTACTTCTCCACCGACGGCGGCGAGGTGGCCGGCCTGTCCTCCAACGGCCTGCTCTCCACGATCTCGGTGGTCACCGCGCTGGTGCTGGTGGTCACCGCGTTCCTCGGGCCCCGCGCGGTGTCGAACACCATGCTGGTGCTCGGCACGCTGTTCCTGATCTCGGCGCTGGCCAACCTGGCCGTGCTGGAGAGCGACTACAACCTGCTGGCGTTCTCGATGGCCAACGTCATCTTCTCCATCTGCGCCGGCCTGGTGCTGCTGACGCTGGGCGCCTACGGCCGGATCAGCGGCAACCTGCCCGCCGACAGCCCCTACCGGGAGGACCGGGGCCCGGAGGTCTCCCCCGAGGACCTCGACCCGCAGCTCCCGCAGACCCCGGCGGAGGAGGCGGCCGAGCGGGACATGCGGGAGGCCGAGCTCGCCGTCGTCGAGCACCGCGCCACCGCCGAGCAGCAGCAGCGGGTGGACGCCATGGCGAAGGTGCGCACCCGGGCGGACCGGCGACGGGTCTGGATGTCCTTCGACCGGACGTCGCTGACCTGATCCAGCAGGACGGGTCCGACGGCCCCGGTGCGCCTGGGCCGTCGGGAAGTAGCCTCAGCCGCGCCATGTCCTCACCCGGTACCTCCCTCTCCGCTCCGCGCGAGCGCGCCGACGCCTGCCCCGGTGCGCTGCAGACCCACGCCGCCGCCGACGGCGGGCTGGCCCGGGTGCGGGTGCCGGGTGGGGCGATCAGCGCGGGGCAGCTGCAGGCGCTGGCGTCGGCCGCCCGGGAGCTCGGGGACGGGCACCTGGAGCTGACCAGCCGGGGCAACCTCCAGCTGCGCGGCCTGCCGGCCGGCGCCGAGGCCGAGCTGGGCGACCGGCTGGCCGCCGTCGGGCTGCTGCCCAGCGCCACGCACGAGCGGGTGCGCAACGTGCTGGCCAGCACGCTGTCCGGGCGCACGGAGGGCGGGCACGTCGACGTCCGGCCGTGGGTCCTCGCCTTCGACGCCGGCCTGCGCGCCGACCCGGCGCTGGCCGACCTGCCCGGCCGCTTCCTGCTCACCCTGGACGACGGCCGGGGCGACGTCGCCGGTCTCGGTGGGGACGTCGGCCTGCTGGCCCTCTCCCCCGACTCGGTTGCCCTGCTCCTCGGCGGCGTCGACTCCGGCCTGCGCTGCTCCCCGGACGACGCGGTCGCGCTGGCGCTGGACGCCGCCGGCGCCTTCCTCGACGAACGCACCGCCCAGAGCTCGACCGCCTGGCGCCTGACCGAGCTGACCGACGGCCCCACCCACGTCGCCACCCGCTTGGACCACCACAATGGCCATTTCGGTGGTCAGGTGGAGGTGCCGGGGGCGCCGGTCGTGGGGCCGGTCGGGGCGGCGATGCAGCTCGACGGGCGGACGGCGCTGATCGGCGTCGTCCCGCTGGGGCGGGTCTCCGCCGACCAGGCCGACCTGCTCGCCCGGCTGGGCGCGGAGGTGCAGCTGACCCCCTGGCGCAGCGTGGTCGTGCCCGACCTCGCCGAGGACGCCGTGGACGACGCCGCCGTCGACCTGTACCGCACCGGCATCGTCTTCGACGAGGCGAGCCCCTGGCTGCAGGTAACCACCTGCGCGGGGCGCCCGGGCTGCGCCAAGTCGCTGGCCGACGTCCGCGCCGACGCGGTGGCCGCCGTCGCGTCCCGGGCGCTGCCCGCCGGTGGCGACCGACAGCACTGGGCCGGTTGCGAGCGCCGCTGCGGCCGACCACAGGGCGGGGTCGTCGACGTCGTCGCGACGCCGGCCGGCTACGACCTCCGGATCGAGAAGGACTGATGTACGACTACGAGCACGACGGCGCCGAGATCTACCGGCAGTCCTTCGCCACGATCCGCGCCGAGGCCGACCTGTCCGGCCTGCCCGAGGACGTCGGCCGGGTCGCCGTCCGGATGATCCACGCCTGCGGGCAGGTCGACCTGGTGTCCGACGTGGCCTTCTCCCCCGACGTCGTCCGGGCCGGCCGCAAGGCGCTGGAGTCCGGCGCCCCGGTGCTGTGCGACGCCCAGATGGTCGCCTCCGGGGTGACCCGCAAGCGGCTGCCGGCGTTCAACGAGGTGGTCTGCACCCTCAACGACCCGCGCACCCCCGACCTGGCCCGGGAGATGGGCACCACCCGCACCGCGGCGGCGATGCACCTGTGGGGCGACCGGCTCGACGGCGCCGTCGTCGCGATCGGCAACGCCCCGACCGCGCTGTTCCACCTGCTGGAGATGGTCGCTGCCGGCGCGCCCCGCCCCGCCGCGGTGATCGGCATCCCGGTGGGGTTCATCGGCGCGGTCGAGTCCAAGGAGGCGCTGGCCGCCACCGACCTGGAGTTCCTCGTCGTCCGCGGCCGCCGGGGCGGCAGCGCCATCACCGCCGCTGCGGTCAACGCGATCGCGAGCACCGCCGAATGACCACCAGAATGGCCATTTTGGTGGACGGGGGGCTCAGGTGAGCGGGCGGCTGTACGGGGTCGGGCTGGGGCCCGGCGACCCGGAGCTGGTGACGGTCAAGGCGGCCCGGCTGATCGGCGCCGCGGACGTCGTGGCCTTCCACGCCGCCCAGCACGGCCGCTCGGTCGCCCGCGGGCTGGCTGCGCCCTACCTGCGCGCGGACCAGGTCGAGGAGCTGCTGGTCTACCCGGTGACCACCGAGACCACCGACCACCCCGGCGGCTACCAGGGCGCCATCGACGAGTTCTACGAGGCCGCCGCCGCCCGGCTGGCCGCGCACCTGGACGCCGGCCGTGACGTCGTCGTGCTCGCCGAGGGCGACCCGTTCTTCTACGGCTCCTACATGCACATGCACAAGCGGCTCGCCCACCGGTACCCGACCGAGGTGGTGCCCGGCGTGACGAGCGTCAGCGGCGCCGCCGCGGTGCTCGGCCGGCCGCTGGTCGAGCGGGACGAGGTGCTCACCGTGCTGCCCGGCACGCTGCCGGCCGACGAGCTCGCCGAGTGGCTGGCGACCACCGACTCCGCCGCGGTGATGAAGCTGGGCCGCACGTTCGCCAACGTGCGCGAGGCGTTCGACGCCGCCGGCGTGCTCGACCGGGCCTGGTACGTGGAGCGCGCGACCACCGACCGGCAGCGGGTGGCCCCGCTGGCCGACGTCGACCCGGAGACGGTGCCGTACTTCTCGCTGGCCCTGCTGCCCAGCCGGCTCACCGGCCCGGGCAACGACCCCGAGCGCACCGGGGACACCCGGCCGCACGCCGGCGAGGTCGTCGTCGTCGGGCTGGGCCCGGGCAAGCGCGCCTGGACGACGCCGGAGACCGCCGAGGCGCTGGACCGCGCCGACGACCTGATCGGCTACGGCCCCTACCTGGACCGGGTGCCGGCCAACCCACGGCAGACCCGCTACCCCAGCGACAACCGGGTCGAGGCCGAGCGGGCCGCGCACGCCCTGGAGCTCGCCCGGTCCGGACGCCGGGTGGCGGTGGTCTCCAGCGGCGACCCCGGGGTCTTCGCGATGGCCGCCGCGGTGCTCGAGGTGGCGGCGGAGAGCTTCCCGGACGTCGAGGTGCGGGTGCTGCCCGGGCTCACCGCGGCCCAGGCGGTGGCGTCGAAGGTGGGCGCCCCGCTCGGGCACGACTTCGCGGTGATCTCGCTGTCCGACGTCCTCAAGCCCTGGGACGTCGTGCTGGACCGGCTGCGCGCCGTGGCCACCGCGGACCTGGTGATCGCCCTCTACAACCCGCGGTCGCGGGCCCGGCCGCACCAGCTGGGCGAGGCGACGAAGGTGCTGCTGGACGTGAAGCCGCCGGAGACCGTCGTCGTGGTCGGCCGGGACGTCGGCGGGCCCGAGGAGACGCTCACCGTCACCACCCTCGGCGAGTTCGACCCGGAGACGGTCGACATGCGCTGCCTGGTGATGATCGGCTCGACCCAGACCCGGGTGACGCCGTCCGGCCAGGTCTTCACCTCCCGCCGCTACCCCGGCCGCTGACTCCTCCTCCCCAGCGCGGGACGGGCCTCCGGACGGGGCCGTCGGCGGGAACACGACCGGGTCGTCGGCGCTTGCATCGGTTCGTGCCCCGTCGTGAGCTCAGCCGCCCCGCCGCCTTCTGGTCGGTGGCGGTGCTGCTGACCCTGATGCTCGCCGCCTCCGGGGTGCCGTCCCCGCTGTACCGCGTGTACGCGGAGGAGTTCGGGTTCGGGTCGGGGCTGATCACCGTCGTCTTCGGCGTCTACGCCTTCGCGCTGCTGCTGTCGCTGCTGGTGGTCGGGGCGCTGTCGGACCACGTGGGGCGGCGCCCGGTGCTCGCCGCCGCGCTGCTGCTCGAGGCCGTGTCGATGGTGCTGTTCCTGGCCGCTGACGGGGTCGGGTGGCTGCTGCTGGCCCGGATCGTCCAGGGGCTGGCCACCGGGGCGCTGACCGGCGCGTTCGGGGCGGCGCTGCTGGACCTGCAGCGGACGGACCGGCCGCTGGGTGCCCTGGTCAACTCCGCGTCCCCAGCGGTGGGGCTCTCGGTCGGTGCGGTGAGCGCCGGGCTGGCGGTCGAGTTCCTGCCCGCGCCGACCAGCTGGGTCTTCGGCGCGCTCACCGTGCTGTGCGTGGCCGCCGCTGCCGGGGTGTGGGTGTTCCTGCCGGAGTCCTCCCCCCGCCTGCCCGGTGCGGCGCGGTCGCTGCGGCCCAGCGTGCAGGTGCCCGCCTCGCAGCGGCGCGCGTTCGTCGTCGTCCTGCCCTGCCTGGTCGCCACCTGGGCGCTGGGCGGGCTCTACGCCTCGCTGGGCCCGTCGCTGGTGGCCGGCGTCTTCGACGTGCAGGACCACGTCGTCGGCAGCCTGGTCATCCTCGCGCTCAACGGCACCGGCCTGGTCGGCTCGCTCTCCATG
The Modestobacter marinus DNA segment above includes these coding regions:
- a CDS encoding alanine/glycine:cation symporter family protein, which encodes MNASLPSVQAATFDEQVNDVFAPISDVITGIVFAAVPLDFIDEGVELPLIVVWLVVAGIFFTIYLKGFQFRAFGHAIQLIKGKYDDPEDAGEVTHFQALATAVSGTVGLGNIAGVAVAVSLGGPGATFWMIIAGLVGMCTKGVECTLGVKYRRVYPDGRVSGGPMYYLSQGLKEKGKGTLGKVLAVLFCIFTLGGAVGGGNMFQANQAFAQAQSVTGGADGWLGFGAAGAVFGLVLAILVGAVIIGGIRSIARVTDKLVPFMAIFYVVACLSVLFANFAQIPDALWEILRTAFSPEAGFGGVVGVLIQGFRRAAFSNEAGLGSAAIAHSAVKTNEPATEGHVAVLEPFVDTVVICTMTALAIVITGTWADEASAPGVETTSAAFETVASWFPIVLAVAVILFAYSTMLAWSYYGLKASTYLFGESMLVDRTWKLIFCIFVVIGASSTLDAVIGFSDSMIFLMSLPNIIGLYILSRVVKRELFGYRERLADGALLPVAERGVTPRPTGGSTAGSTGNDGTTINPPPSVDGR
- a CDS encoding tetratricopeptide repeat protein, with the translated sequence MTQPYEIDLHSEYLRADLFFAMGQPTEAARVLEAVVAAEPDNQAALELLARSCFGSAQLGRAEETLARLVELAPANGWARRALARTLERQSRHDDAAVHHRVADALGAA
- a CDS encoding DUF4383 domain-containing protein; translated protein: MGVRENLRHRRPNRSDDGDRTEERGGSVVHTVQRVGAVVVALVLLTFGLLGFADGLAYFSTDGGEVAGLSSNGLLSTISVVTALVLVVTAFLGPRAVSNTMLVLGTLFLISALANLAVLESDYNLLAFSMANVIFSICAGLVLLTLGAYGRISGNLPADSPYREDRGPEVSPEDLDPQLPQTPAEEAAERDMREAELAVVEHRATAEQQQRVDAMAKVRTRADRRRVWMSFDRTSLT
- a CDS encoding precorrin-3B synthase — encoded protein: MSSPGTSLSAPRERADACPGALQTHAAADGGLARVRVPGGAISAGQLQALASAARELGDGHLELTSRGNLQLRGLPAGAEAELGDRLAAVGLLPSATHERVRNVLASTLSGRTEGGHVDVRPWVLAFDAGLRADPALADLPGRFLLTLDDGRGDVAGLGGDVGLLALSPDSVALLLGGVDSGLRCSPDDAVALALDAAGAFLDERTAQSSTAWRLTELTDGPTHVATRLDHHNGHFGGQVEVPGAPVVGPVGAAMQLDGRTALIGVVPLGRVSADQADLLARLGAEVQLTPWRSVVVPDLAEDAVDDAAVDLYRTGIVFDEASPWLQVTTCAGRPGCAKSLADVRADAVAAVASRALPAGGDRQHWAGCERRCGRPQGGVVDVVATPAGYDLRIEKD
- a CDS encoding precorrin-8X methylmutase, with the protein product MYDYEHDGAEIYRQSFATIRAEADLSGLPEDVGRVAVRMIHACGQVDLVSDVAFSPDVVRAGRKALESGAPVLCDAQMVASGVTRKRLPAFNEVVCTLNDPRTPDLAREMGTTRTAAAMHLWGDRLDGAVVAIGNAPTALFHLLEMVAAGAPRPAAVIGIPVGFIGAVESKEALAATDLEFLVVRGRRGGSAITAAAVNAIASTAE
- a CDS encoding precorrin-2 C(20)-methyltransferase, translated to MSGRLYGVGLGPGDPELVTVKAARLIGAADVVAFHAAQHGRSVARGLAAPYLRADQVEELLVYPVTTETTDHPGGYQGAIDEFYEAAAARLAAHLDAGRDVVVLAEGDPFFYGSYMHMHKRLAHRYPTEVVPGVTSVSGAAAVLGRPLVERDEVLTVLPGTLPADELAEWLATTDSAAVMKLGRTFANVREAFDAAGVLDRAWYVERATTDRQRVAPLADVDPETVPYFSLALLPSRLTGPGNDPERTGDTRPHAGEVVVVGLGPGKRAWTTPETAEALDRADDLIGYGPYLDRVPANPRQTRYPSDNRVEAERAAHALELARSGRRVAVVSSGDPGVFAMAAAVLEVAAESFPDVEVRVLPGLTAAQAVASKVGAPLGHDFAVISLSDVLKPWDVVLDRLRAVATADLVIALYNPRSRARPHQLGEATKVLLDVKPPETVVVVGRDVGGPEETLTVTTLGEFDPETVDMRCLVMIGSTQTRVTPSGQVFTSRRYPGR
- a CDS encoding MFS transporter; the protein is MPRRELSRPAAFWSVAVLLTLMLAASGVPSPLYRVYAEEFGFGSGLITVVFGVYAFALLLSLLVVGALSDHVGRRPVLAAALLLEAVSMVLFLAADGVGWLLLARIVQGLATGALTGAFGAALLDLQRTDRPLGALVNSASPAVGLSVGAVSAGLAVEFLPAPTSWVFGALTVLCVAAAAGVWVFLPESSPRLPGAARSLRPSVQVPASQRRAFVVVLPCLVATWALGGLYASLGPSLVAGVFDVQDHVVGSLVILALNGTGLVGSLSMRTVAPARSMVVGALVFAVGVAGTVAALVTGSLALFFVAAVVSGFGFGTAFLGAMATVTQGVAPGQRAALLSAVFTASYLAFSVPAIAAGVAAGHIGLERTAQVYGVTVIVLALLAVVGLRLHARRPAPDPVPAPPVRAAAG